Proteins encoded in a region of the Synechococcus sp. UW179A genome:
- a CDS encoding adenosine kinase encodes MADSSRFQPNASLDVVGIGNAIVDVLVQTKDGFLSEHGLQKGGMCLIDEQQAEALYTSSGPGLETSGGSVANTMVGIAQLGGRTGFIGRVRDDQLGSIFSHDIRAVGTRFETPSATTGATTARCLIYVTPDAERTMCTFLGASTQLEPEDLDLSMVEETKVLYLEGYLWDSPAAKRAFIAAAEACRAAGGKVSLSLSDGFCVDRHRESFLELVNGHVDVLFANEVEIKALYQTKDFDTAIEKVRGCCSVTAVTRGSDGSVVLSGDQRWDIGIYGLGELVDTTGAGDLYAGGFLHAFTQGDSLERCGQLGALCAGQIVTQLGARSLVSLPELMKEHLD; translated from the coding sequence ATGGCCGATTCCTCCCGTTTCCAGCCCAACGCCTCCTTGGATGTGGTGGGAATCGGCAACGCCATTGTTGACGTGCTGGTCCAGACCAAGGACGGTTTTCTCAGTGAGCACGGTCTGCAGAAAGGGGGAATGTGCCTGATCGATGAACAGCAGGCGGAAGCTCTCTACACATCGAGTGGTCCTGGGCTGGAAACATCCGGCGGATCAGTAGCCAACACCATGGTCGGCATCGCTCAGCTTGGCGGGCGAACAGGGTTTATCGGTCGAGTGCGTGATGACCAGCTCGGATCGATCTTCAGCCACGACATTCGTGCAGTGGGAACCAGGTTTGAGACACCCTCGGCAACCACCGGCGCCACCACTGCACGCTGTCTCATCTATGTGACGCCCGACGCAGAGCGGACGATGTGCACTTTCCTCGGAGCATCAACACAGCTTGAGCCGGAGGATCTTGATCTCTCCATGGTCGAGGAAACAAAAGTGCTCTATCTGGAGGGCTATCTGTGGGACAGCCCTGCAGCCAAGCGGGCCTTCATCGCCGCAGCGGAAGCTTGCCGTGCGGCAGGAGGGAAAGTCTCTCTCTCCCTCTCCGACGGCTTCTGCGTGGATCGCCACAGGGAAAGCTTTCTCGAACTAGTGAACGGTCATGTCGATGTCCTGTTCGCCAATGAAGTGGAGATCAAAGCCTTGTATCAAACGAAAGACTTCGACACCGCAATCGAGAAGGTACGCGGTTGTTGCTCGGTGACGGCAGTCACTCGCGGAAGCGATGGATCGGTTGTGCTCAGCGGAGATCAGCGCTGGGACATCGGCATCTACGGGCTCGGCGAACTCGTTGACACCACCGGTGCCGGTGATCTCTACGCCGGAGGATTTCTGCATGCCTTCACCCAGGGCGATTCACTAGAGCGCTGCGGTCAGCTGGGAGCTCTTTGCGCTGGTCAAATCGTCACCCAGCTGGGTGCTCGCTCCCTGGTCTCTCTTCCTGAGCTGATGAAGGAGCATCTGGATTGA
- the cutA gene encoding divalent-cation tolerance protein CutA, translating into MSTDLSLVLTTEADQIKAGALAEQLITLRLAACVSLMPVQSCYRWKGEIERSQEVQLLIKTSSQRLEQLISGLEALHSYATPEILHLPAQAGDAYAAWALGALNPDAPSSAQEERPGSEHPAG; encoded by the coding sequence ATGTCAACGGACCTGAGTTTGGTCCTCACCACGGAGGCTGACCAGATCAAGGCTGGAGCCCTCGCTGAGCAGTTGATCACGCTCCGTTTAGCGGCCTGTGTCAGCTTGATGCCAGTGCAGTCTTGCTATCGCTGGAAGGGGGAGATTGAGCGTTCGCAGGAAGTGCAGCTGCTGATTAAAACGAGCTCTCAACGCCTGGAGCAGCTGATTTCAGGTCTTGAGGCCCTGCATAGTTATGCCACGCCCGAAATTCTCCACCTGCCAGCTCAGGCTGGAGACGCCTATGCGGCATGGGCGCTAGGTGCTCTCAATCCAGATGCTCCTTCATCAGCTCAGGAAGAGAGACCAGGGAGCGAGCACCCAGCTGGGTGA